The Streptomyces sp. NL15-2K genome contains a region encoding:
- a CDS encoding RNA polymerase sigma factor, whose translation MLGDDAELTAAVLAAQDGDETAFRTVYRTVHPRLLGYVRTLVGDPDAEDVTSEAWLQIARDLERFSGDADRFRGWAARIARNRALDHIRMRGRRPAIGGDETELTGRPAESDTAGEAIEALATDTTLSLIARLPQDQAEAVVLRVVVGLDAKTAAETLGKRPGAVRTAAHRGLKRLAELLEGDPESAGALGAMPPQREPRDPAVTSASVTHMRARTQKDM comes from the coding sequence GTGCTGGGGGACGACGCGGAGCTGACGGCCGCGGTGCTCGCGGCACAGGACGGGGACGAGACCGCGTTCCGGACTGTGTACCGCACCGTGCATCCACGGCTGCTCGGATACGTACGGACGCTGGTCGGCGACCCCGACGCCGAGGACGTCACGTCCGAGGCCTGGCTGCAGATCGCCCGCGACCTGGAGCGGTTCAGCGGCGACGCGGACCGCTTCCGCGGCTGGGCCGCCCGCATAGCCCGCAACCGCGCCCTGGACCACATTCGCATGCGCGGCCGCCGCCCCGCGATCGGCGGCGACGAGACCGAGCTGACCGGCCGGCCCGCCGAGTCCGACACCGCCGGCGAGGCCATCGAGGCCCTGGCCACCGACACCACGCTCTCCCTGATCGCCCGGCTGCCGCAGGACCAGGCCGAGGCCGTCGTCCTGCGCGTGGTCGTCGGCCTCGACGCCAAGACCGCCGCCGAGACGCTCGGCAAGCGCCCGGGTGCCGTACGGACGGCCGCGCACCGCGGTCTGAAACGGCTCGCCGAACTGTTGGAGGGCGATCCGGAATCGGCCGGCGCCCTCGGCGCGATGCCGCCCCAGCGAGAACCGCGCGACCCCGCGGTGACGTCCGCCAGTGTGACGCACATGCGTGCGCGGACGCAGAAGGACATGTGA